The Mucilaginibacter mallensis genome has a segment encoding these proteins:
- a CDS encoding DUF2911 domain-containing protein, translated as MNRSFKLKAVLLFAVACMFSVLTTKAQDAKKPPLSPRDSVSGKVNEATITINYGSPSVRGRVIWGKLEPYDTVYRAGANEATRFTTDKPIKVEGKSLPAGTYGFFVIPTKAGAWTVIFNSVAYQWGAFKYDKSKDVLRVKVKPVTVAMHERMIYTVTDKGFSMIWDKLEIPVKVK; from the coding sequence ATGAACAGATCATTCAAATTAAAGGCTGTATTGCTTTTTGCAGTAGCCTGTATGTTTTCGGTACTAACAACTAAAGCACAGGACGCTAAAAAACCACCGCTTAGTCCACGCGACAGTGTTAGTGGCAAAGTTAACGAAGCAACCATCACTATTAACTATGGCAGCCCATCGGTAAGAGGACGCGTAATATGGGGCAAATTAGAACCATATGACACCGTTTACAGAGCCGGCGCTAATGAAGCTACCAGGTTTACTACTGACAAGCCAATTAAGGTAGAAGGTAAATCATTGCCTGCCGGTACTTATGGATTTTTTGTTATCCCAACTAAAGCAGGTGCATGGACAGTTATTTTTAACAGTGTTGCCTACCAATGGGGGGCATTTAAATATGACAAGAGCAAAGATGTTTTGCGTGTAAAAGTAAAACCAGTGACAGTTGCGATGCATGAAAGAATGATCTACACAGTAACCGATAAAGGCTTTAGCATGATCTGGGATAAATTGGAAATCCCGGTTAAAGTTAAGTAG
- a CDS encoding DUF3810 domain-containing protein: MLNKKNKNVAKARIITIIILAFALFLLGLLEDHPQFIERYYSKGVYLFICRVFHPVFNLLPFSVGDVLYLVVIGFIIYYLVLLIRLLFKKQFKQAGILCLGMIMGVQIGMLAFYLLWGINYFRPSAAERLKLADTSYSTEELTSLTKILIDSANATRARVTTADLQQSNSTIRQTAIGAIRALSANSTDFYTYDPDVKLSLFTPLINMMGTSGYYNPFTSEAQMNYQMPVFIRPFVACHEMSHQMGYGAEDEANFVGFLAGINSKDRLLRYSAYHEAVDEFMRDIYMRDTVLNKQLKHRVSPTVHQDFVIEFNYWMAHESEINAVSSIFYDQFLKANNQPQGLKTYNQMVRLVISWYNRKNVH, from the coding sequence ATGCTTAATAAAAAGAATAAAAATGTAGCAAAGGCAAGGATTATCACCATCATAATTCTTGCCTTTGCTCTTTTTTTACTGGGCCTGCTGGAGGATCATCCACAGTTTATTGAGCGGTATTACTCCAAAGGTGTATACCTTTTTATTTGCCGGGTTTTTCACCCGGTTTTTAATTTGCTGCCCTTTAGTGTGGGCGATGTGTTGTACCTGGTGGTTATCGGCTTTATTATCTATTACCTGGTATTGCTTATCAGGCTGTTATTTAAAAAGCAGTTTAAACAGGCCGGTATTTTATGTTTGGGGATGATAATGGGTGTGCAGATAGGCATGCTGGCCTTTTACCTGCTTTGGGGTATTAACTATTTCAGGCCATCGGCCGCGGAACGGTTAAAACTGGCGGATACCAGTTACAGCACCGAAGAACTTACCTCGCTTACCAAAATATTGATCGACAGTGCCAACGCCACCCGGGCACGTGTCACCACCGCCGATCTGCAGCAAAGCAACAGCACTATTCGTCAAACGGCGATAGGAGCCATCCGTGCCTTATCGGCTAATTCGACAGATTTTTATACCTATGATCCTGATGTAAAGCTTTCCCTGTTTACGCCGCTCATTAATATGATGGGTACATCGGGCTATTACAATCCATTTACCAGCGAGGCGCAGATGAACTACCAGATGCCCGTATTTATCCGCCCGTTTGTGGCCTGCCATGAGATGTCACACCAAATGGGTTATGGCGCCGAGGATGAAGCCAACTTCGTAGGTTTCCTGGCGGGGATAAACTCTAAGGACAGATTGCTGCGCTACTCCGCCTATCATGAAGCGGTAGATGAGTTTATGCGCGATATTTATATGCGCGATACGGTATTGAACAAACAACTAAAGCACCGTGTATCCCCAACGGTGCACCAAGATTTTGTTATTGAGTTTAACTACTGGATGGCCCACGAAAGTGAGATCAACGCTGTAAGCAGTATTTTCTACGACCAGTTCTTAAAAGCAAATAACCAGCCCCAAGGGTTGAAGACCTATAACCAGATGGTAAGGCTGGTGATATCGTGGTATAACCGGAAGAATGTTCATTAG
- a CDS encoding RNA polymerase sigma factor has protein sequence MHNTLVTAVMPEDKNSHIIQTIKSYGKNLLGFIRRRVKNDADAEDILQDVWYQFSSVINSEPIEQTGAWLYKVANNKITDKHRKKSETLLDDMVVSSDADEDDIPDFKDILLTEAKTPETEYLRNLFWEQLFFSLDELPEKQRQVFIWNELEDMSFAEMADLTGDNVQTLVSRKRYAVLHLRKRLKQLYDEITQY, from the coding sequence ATGCACAATACATTGGTAACAGCCGTAATGCCCGAGGATAAGAACAGCCACATCATACAAACAATTAAATCGTATGGTAAGAACTTGCTGGGCTTTATCCGCAGGCGCGTAAAGAACGATGCCGATGCTGAAGACATTCTGCAGGATGTTTGGTACCAGTTTAGTTCGGTCATTAATTCGGAACCGATTGAGCAAACCGGCGCATGGCTGTACAAAGTTGCTAATAACAAGATAACCGACAAGCACCGTAAAAAATCAGAGACTTTGCTTGATGATATGGTTGTTAGCAGCGATGCTGATGAGGACGACATTCCAGATTTTAAGGATATACTATTAACCGAGGCCAAAACCCCCGAAACGGAATACCTGCGCAACCTTTTTTGGGAGCAGTTATTCTTCTCGCTGGATGAACTGCCCGAAAAACAACGCCAGGTTTTTATATGGAACGAGCTGGAAGATATGTCCTTTGCTGAAATGGCCGACCTTACCGGCGACAATGTGCAAACCCTGGTATCGCGTAAGCGATATGCAGTGCTGCACCTGCGCAAGCGGCTTAAACAATTGTATGATGAGATTACACAATATTAA
- a CDS encoding DUF1624 domain-containing protein translates to MTNTDSPPLKQRINSIDTLRGMIMLIMAIDHIRDFIYYSGPLADPTNMATTTPILFFTRWITHFCAPTFVFLSGVSAYLAGTRRTKSELSGFLVKRGLWLIVVELVLITFALTLNPFYNVLVLQVLWAIGFSMIILGLLVRLPLKWIAVIGVLIFFGHDILDYIQAPKSIVEADFLKLFLTAFGGLFTINSNHFIFDLYAVIPWTGVMLLGYCLGSLYRPEYDPQKRRKILLYTGLATLTVFVVLRLINKYGDPAPWEVQRNTVHTIISFFNVSKYPPSLLYSCMTVGTALVILALTEKPLNKFTSFLIVYGNVPFFYYVLHFYLIRLINIILFFAMGYNSSQIVTPNQTFLFKPLSFGFPLWVVYLVWLVVIGILYFPCKWFSNYKRTHHQWWLSYL, encoded by the coding sequence ATGACCAATACTGACTCACCGCCCTTAAAACAACGCATAAATTCTATTGATACCTTGCGGGGTATGATCATGCTGATTATGGCTATCGATCATATCCGGGATTTTATTTATTACAGCGGGCCACTCGCTGATCCAACCAATATGGCTACTACTACGCCCATATTGTTTTTCACCCGGTGGATCACCCATTTTTGCGCCCCAACCTTTGTTTTCCTGAGTGGGGTATCTGCCTATCTTGCAGGCACACGGCGCACCAAAAGCGAATTAAGCGGTTTTCTTGTTAAAAGGGGACTTTGGCTTATTGTAGTTGAGTTAGTGCTTATAACCTTTGCTTTAACCCTTAATCCATTTTATAATGTATTGGTATTACAAGTGCTTTGGGCCATCGGCTTTAGCATGATCATACTGGGTTTATTGGTACGTTTGCCTTTAAAGTGGATAGCGGTTATTGGCGTGCTCATCTTTTTCGGGCATGATATCCTGGATTATATACAAGCACCTAAATCCATAGTGGAGGCTGATTTCTTAAAGCTTTTCCTTACCGCGTTCGGCGGTCTGTTCACCATAAACAGCAATCATTTTATATTTGACCTGTATGCCGTTATCCCGTGGACGGGCGTAATGCTGCTGGGCTATTGCTTGGGCTCGCTTTACCGGCCCGAATATGATCCGCAGAAAAGAAGGAAGATATTGCTGTATACTGGTCTGGCAACCTTAACTGTTTTTGTTGTTTTAAGACTAATAAACAAATATGGCGACCCTGCGCCATGGGAGGTACAGCGCAATACGGTGCACACCATAATTTCGTTCTTCAACGTAAGCAAATACCCGCCTTCGTTATTGTATTCATGTATGACGGTTGGCACAGCCCTCGTAATCCTTGCGCTAACAGAAAAGCCCCTTAATAAATTTACGTCCTTTTTAATAGTGTATGGCAATGTGCCTTTTTTTTATTATGTGCTGCATTTTTACCTGATCCGGCTCATCAATATCATCCTGTTTTTTGCCATGGGGTATAACAGCAGTCAGATCGTTACACCTAATCAGACTTTCCTGTTTAAACCGCTTTCCTTTGGGTTTCCGTTATGGGTAGTTTACCTGGTTTGGCTGGTGGTTATAGGTATATTGTATTTTCCATGTAAATGGTTCAGCAATTACAAGAGAACGCATCATCAGTGGTGGCTGAGTTATTTGTAA
- a CDS encoding ArnT family glycosyltransferase — protein MGETVPANQLKWLCFFIAMAVAVNFSGLFVTLIAPDATLYATIAKTMVLHHNYADIIVNGNDWLDKPHFPFWVTALFFNVFGISTWAYKLPGILFLLMGAIYTYRFAKELYNQQVAQWSVLILLTAEHIIISNNDVRAEPYLTGLIIASVYHFYRAYTRNNFWQLLLGSLFTACAIMTKGMFAIVPIGGAIVGQFIITKQWKQLFAWRWLIAIALVLIFIIPELYCLYRQFDIHPEKVIFGQKGVSGIKFFFWDSQFGRFFNTGPIKGGGDPFFFVHTTLWAFLPWSLLFFVSIFRFIKTGVKNVQGQEWYCISGALLTFLLFSASKFQLPYYMNIVFPFFAIITAQYLYSVSGTKSIKAIRITQAIVIVLMLVVVCALQYFFVPDSFTWPVILLISIVFLLMLFLPGRLNNITMQAVIVRTVLAAVVVNLYINLAFYPSLMKYQAGSQAARWINWHNPQKYPVVQCDESNWPMEFYLNQPLIAMNPDTIKIPPVNTFMLYAKTDIVNGLVAKGWHVQVVAGFKTYWVSRLKPKFLNVKTRDKELIGMEVVVVNGR, from the coding sequence ATGGGCGAAACAGTTCCGGCTAATCAGTTAAAGTGGCTTTGTTTTTTTATTGCGATGGCTGTCGCGGTAAATTTTAGCGGCTTATTTGTTACACTTATTGCCCCCGATGCTACCCTGTATGCTACCATTGCCAAAACCATGGTGCTGCACCATAATTATGCGGATATAATCGTAAACGGTAATGACTGGCTGGATAAGCCACACTTTCCGTTTTGGGTTACGGCCTTATTTTTTAATGTTTTCGGCATCTCAACCTGGGCGTATAAGCTGCCGGGTATTTTGTTTTTGCTGATGGGGGCCATTTATACCTATCGCTTTGCAAAGGAGCTGTATAACCAGCAGGTGGCTCAGTGGTCGGTTTTAATATTACTTACTGCTGAACATATCATTATCTCCAATAACGATGTACGTGCTGAACCTTATTTAACAGGGCTCATCATCGCTTCGGTTTATCATTTTTATAGAGCCTACACCCGTAATAACTTCTGGCAATTGCTATTGGGCAGCCTGTTTACCGCCTGCGCTATCATGACTAAGGGTATGTTTGCCATTGTACCCATCGGTGGGGCAATTGTGGGGCAATTCATTATTACCAAACAATGGAAACAATTGTTTGCATGGCGCTGGTTGATAGCAATAGCTTTAGTGCTGATATTTATCATTCCGGAGCTATACTGTTTATATCGCCAATTTGATATCCATCCTGAAAAAGTGATTTTCGGACAAAAAGGCGTTTCAGGAATTAAATTTTTTTTCTGGGATAGCCAGTTCGGTCGTTTTTTTAATACCGGCCCCATAAAAGGCGGCGGTGATCCTTTCTTTTTTGTGCATACTACGCTATGGGCCTTTTTGCCTTGGTCGTTGCTGTTTTTTGTGTCGATATTCAGATTTATTAAAACTGGAGTAAAGAATGTACAGGGGCAGGAGTGGTACTGTATCAGCGGCGCTTTACTTACCTTCTTGCTATTCTCGGCATCAAAGTTCCAGTTGCCGTACTACATGAATATTGTTTTTCCGTTCTTCGCCATTATTACGGCGCAGTACCTGTATAGCGTGTCAGGTACAAAAAGCATTAAGGCCATACGTATTACGCAGGCAATAGTCATCGTATTAATGTTAGTAGTAGTATGTGCCCTGCAGTACTTTTTTGTGCCGGATAGCTTTACATGGCCCGTAATATTGTTGATATCAATAGTTTTCTTGCTGATGCTGTTTTTACCGGGAAGGTTAAACAATATCACTATGCAGGCAGTAATAGTGCGTACTGTTTTAGCGGCTGTTGTTGTGAACCTGTACATAAACCTGGCATTCTATCCATCGCTCATGAAATATCAGGCAGGTAGTCAGGCGGCCCGGTGGATAAACTGGCACAATCCCCAAAAATATCCGGTAGTACAATGTGATGAAAGTAATTGGCCCATGGAGTTTTATCTGAATCAGCCACTGATCGCCATGAATCCGGATACTATAAAAATACCGCCGGTAAATACTTTTATGCTTTATGCAAAAACTGATATTGTAAATGGCCTTGTTGCCAAAGGCTGGCACGTGCAGGTGGTAGCTGGTTTTAAAACCTACTGGGTAAGCAGGCTAAAGCCTAAGTTTTTGAATGTGAAAACAAGGGATAAGGAGTTGATTGGGATGGAGGTGGTTGTGGTGAATGGGAGATGA
- the miaA gene encoding tRNA (adenosine(37)-N6)-dimethylallyltransferase MiaA — MNHQLPTNKTLIVIAGPTAVGKTDTAIRLANHYNTVVVSADSRQFFREMSIGTAKPNADELATAKHYFIDSHSITESFSVGDFEKEALTLLNELFKQHDVVILAGGSGLYIKAICEGFDDLPTADPAIRHRLNQDFTEKGIHYLQEQLKSADPEYYTQVDLNNPQRLIRALEVFETTGKPFSSFRTSAINKRPFNIIKFGLNLPREILYQRINQRVDIMVEQGLIDEVKALLPYRHLNALNTVGYSELFDYFDGTIDLNRARELIKQNTRHFAKRQLTWFNKDKEFIWLEPGDVAKMVEIIDSKI, encoded by the coding sequence ATGAACCATCAACTCCCCACCAACAAAACCCTCATCGTTATCGCCGGGCCTACAGCTGTTGGTAAAACGGATACAGCTATACGGCTGGCTAATCATTATAACACGGTTGTGGTTTCGGCCGATTCACGGCAGTTTTTCCGGGAGATGTCTATCGGTACGGCCAAACCCAATGCTGATGAGTTAGCTACTGCTAAGCATTATTTTATTGATTCTCATTCTATAACAGAAAGTTTTAGCGTTGGCGATTTTGAAAAAGAGGCTTTAACTTTGCTGAATGAGCTTTTTAAGCAGCATGATGTAGTTATACTGGCAGGTGGTTCAGGCTTATATATTAAAGCCATTTGCGAAGGCTTTGATGACCTGCCAACTGCCGATCCCGCTATCCGCCACCGCCTGAACCAGGATTTCACTGAAAAAGGTATCCATTATTTACAGGAGCAACTTAAATCCGCAGACCCTGAATATTATACACAGGTTGATCTCAATAATCCTCAACGCCTCATTCGCGCACTCGAAGTTTTTGAAACTACGGGCAAACCATTTTCATCATTCCGTACATCAGCTATAAACAAGCGCCCCTTCAATATCATCAAATTCGGACTGAACCTGCCCCGTGAAATACTCTACCAGCGTATCAACCAGCGTGTTGATATCATGGTTGAGCAGGGTTTGATTGATGAAGTAAAAGCACTGCTACCCTATCGCCATTTAAACGCGTTAAATACTGTTGGTTACAGCGAGTTGTTTGATTATTTTGACGGAACGATTGATTTGAACAGGGCCCGCGAACTCATCAAACAAAACACCCGTCACTTTGCCAAAAGGCAGTTAACATGGTTTAATAAGGATAAAGAGTTTATCTGGCTGGAGCCGGGGGATGTGGCGAAGATGGTGGAGATTATTGACTCAAAAATTTGA
- a CDS encoding IS1096 element passenger TnpR family protein, which produces MALYRFRVTFEDYDDVMREIDVKSNQTFEDLHRAIHQSTGYNPEYSSSFYISNDQWTKGEEITYMPNQRRTDRGVSLMEKVKLSSFIDDPHQKFYYTFNFDRPFDFHVELMKIILDDAPGVTYPAVIKAVGEAPKQFGNSFNPTALPAANEDFDLFDEMGFNPEDAEDLTEVTDDEGVVDSDEIAHGGDDEEEDEFGSEFSDNEGFEDDGKSHDDY; this is translated from the coding sequence ATGGCACTATACAGGTTCAGGGTTACTTTTGAAGACTACGATGATGTAATGAGAGAGATTGATGTTAAATCAAATCAAACTTTCGAGGACCTTCATCGCGCTATTCATCAGTCGACAGGTTACAATCCCGAATATTCTTCTTCTTTTTATATCAGTAACGACCAATGGACAAAAGGTGAAGAGATCACCTATATGCCCAATCAAAGGCGTACCGACCGTGGCGTATCACTGATGGAAAAAGTGAAACTGAGCAGCTTTATTGATGATCCGCACCAAAAGTTTTACTATACTTTCAATTTCGACCGTCCTTTTGATTTTCACGTTGAACTGATGAAGATCATTTTAGATGATGCACCAGGTGTTACCTACCCTGCGGTTATTAAAGCAGTTGGCGAAGCTCCAAAACAATTTGGCAACTCCTTTAACCCAACAGCCTTACCTGCTGCAAACGAAGATTTCGATCTGTTTGATGAAATGGGTTTTAACCCCGAAGATGCAGAAGATCTGACCGAAGTTACTGATGATGAAGGTGTAGTAGACAGCGATGAAATTGCACATGGCGGTGATGATGAGGAAGAAGATGAGTTCGGCAGTGAGTTTTCAGATAATGAAGGCTTTGAGGATGACGGCAAATCGCATGATGATTATTAA
- a CDS encoding CCA tRNA nucleotidyltransferase has protein sequence MKQHLQHSIFNTISKIAGEHNLQAYVIGGFVRDIFLNRPSKDTDIVVIGNGIDFAEKVAKKLNVKLAVFKNFGTAQLKYQDLEVEFVGARKESYRLDSRKPIVENGTLEDDQKRRDFTINALAISLHPDTFGELLDPFEGMADLEQKLIRTPLNPVETFSDDPLRMMRAIRFASQLNFRIDDIAVTAIKSNTDRISIVSQERITDELNKIILSPKPSIGFNYLFDTGLLHKIFPQMVALYGVDYIDGRGHKDNFYHTLQVLDNICETTDDLWLRWAAILHDIAKPATKRFEQGHGWTFHGHEDRGARMVPKIFAQLKLPLNEKMKLVQKLVQLHLRPIVLSQSIVTDSAVRRLLFEAGDDIEGLMLLCKADITTKNEYKVKKYRQNFDLVIQKLKDVEERDNIRNWQPPITGTDIMQLFGIKEGREVGIIKNQIREAILEGEIPNEREAAIAYTILKGEEIGLKVVATL, from the coding sequence ATGAAACAACACCTTCAGCATTCTATATTCAATACCATATCAAAAATTGCCGGCGAGCATAACTTACAGGCCTATGTCATCGGCGGTTTTGTGCGCGATATTTTCCTGAACCGCCCTTCAAAGGATACTGATATTGTGGTGATAGGCAACGGTATTGATTTTGCTGAAAAAGTAGCTAAAAAGCTGAATGTTAAACTGGCCGTATTTAAAAATTTCGGCACCGCCCAACTAAAATACCAGGATCTGGAGGTTGAATTTGTTGGCGCGCGTAAAGAATCATACCGCCTGGATTCGAGAAAACCCATAGTTGAAAACGGCACCCTGGAGGATGACCAAAAACGCCGCGATTTTACCATCAACGCGCTGGCCATATCCCTACATCCCGACACTTTCGGCGAATTACTAGACCCGTTCGAAGGCATGGCCGATCTGGAGCAGAAACTCATCCGCACGCCGCTTAACCCGGTTGAAACTTTTTCGGATGATCCCCTGCGCATGATGAGGGCCATTCGTTTTGCATCTCAGCTGAATTTCAGGATAGATGACATCGCGGTAACTGCCATAAAAAGCAATACCGACAGGATCAGCATTGTATCGCAGGAGCGCATAACGGATGAATTGAATAAGATCATCCTGTCACCAAAACCATCCATCGGCTTTAACTATTTGTTTGATACCGGCCTGCTGCACAAAATATTCCCGCAAATGGTAGCGCTTTACGGCGTTGATTATATTGACGGCCGGGGTCATAAGGATAATTTTTACCACACCCTGCAGGTTTTAGATAACATTTGCGAAACCACTGACGACCTTTGGCTCCGCTGGGCTGCCATATTGCATGATATCGCCAAACCTGCCACCAAACGCTTTGAACAGGGCCACGGGTGGACGTTCCACGGCCACGAGGACCGCGGCGCACGCATGGTGCCCAAGATCTTTGCCCAATTAAAACTGCCCCTGAACGAAAAAATGAAGCTGGTGCAAAAACTGGTGCAGCTGCATTTGCGCCCAATCGTATTATCGCAGTCAATTGTGACAGATTCGGCGGTACGCCGTCTGCTTTTTGAGGCAGGCGATGATATTGAAGGACTGATGCTGTTGTGTAAAGCAGACATTACGACAAAAAACGAATATAAAGTAAAAAAATACCGCCAGAATTTCGACCTCGTTATACAAAAATTAAAAGATGTTGAGGAACGTGATAATATAAGAAACTGGCAGCCACCCATTACCGGCACCGATATAATGCAGCTTTTTGGTATAAAAGAGGGCCGCGAGGTGGGAATTATTAAAAATCAGATACGGGAAGCCATACTTGAAGGTGAAATTCCCAATGAGCGCGAAGCAGCAATTGCATACACAATTTTAAAAGGCGAAGAAATTGGCTTAAAAGTTGTGGCAACGCTTTAG
- a CDS encoding L-threonylcarbamoyladenylate synthase, producing MLKDEVAKAFKIIQDGGIILYPTDTIWGIGCDATNTEAVKKIYRLKQRDEAKSMIILLDNDNKLQSYIAEVPEIAYDLIEFAENPLTLVMPGAKNISPALIAGDGSVGVRVSSNEFCQQLIQRMRKPLVSTSANISGKPSPQYFSQIDQEIIDGVDYVVDIDQHSMEIKNPSTIMRLDPNGSFEFIRR from the coding sequence ATGCTCAAAGACGAAGTTGCCAAAGCTTTTAAAATAATACAGGATGGCGGTATTATCCTCTATCCTACCGATACCATTTGGGGTATAGGCTGCGATGCTACCAATACAGAGGCCGTGAAAAAGATCTATCGCCTTAAACAGCGCGATGAAGCAAAAAGCATGATAATTTTGCTGGATAATGATAACAAACTGCAAAGCTATATAGCCGAAGTGCCCGAAATAGCTTACGACCTGATTGAGTTTGCCGAAAATCCCTTGACCCTGGTTATGCCCGGCGCTAAAAACATCTCCCCGGCATTAATAGCTGGTGATGGCAGTGTTGGTGTACGCGTAAGCAGTAACGAGTTTTGTCAGCAATTAATACAACGGATGCGTAAACCTTTGGTATCTACCTCGGCTAATATCAGCGGCAAACCATCACCTCAATATTTTTCACAGATTGACCAGGAGATCATAGATGGCGTTGATTATGTGGTTGATATTGATCAGCACAGCATGGAAATTAAAAACCCGTCAACCATTATGCGGCTGGATCCTAACGGGAGTTTTGAGTTTATAAGGAGATAA
- a CDS encoding glycosyltransferase family 4 protein: MKIGYDAKRAFLNNTGLGNYSRWLIKAIAAHYPGNEYFLYTPRIKLNSRLSFLSQYKNLITITPESKFFTSWWRSKGIVKDLKRDGIEIYHGLSHELPSGTDKSGIRSVVTIHDLIFMRLPGNFGIISRKIYEAKVKYACKVADKIVAISQKTKDDIIELLGTDAVKIEVIYQSIDPIFTITQSEEQKEAASSKYNLPAQFLLSVGTIEPRKNLLLLAKALKYVDVIPLVVVGRPTKYLDEVKQYLTANNLINRAIFLHDVEFADLPAIYQLASAFIYPSRYEGFGLPVLEALNSGVPVIAATGSCLEEAGGPHSLYVNPDDEKDLAEKVSLILSDNALKQNMIAQGLQYAANFAQDKLSAQLMQLYKNL, from the coding sequence ATGAAAATAGGTTACGATGCCAAGCGGGCTTTCTTAAATAACACGGGACTGGGCAATTACAGTCGCTGGTTAATAAAGGCCATAGCAGCGCATTATCCTGGTAATGAATATTTCCTCTACACTCCCCGTATAAAGCTCAATTCCCGGCTTAGTTTTTTAAGCCAATATAAAAATCTGATAACCATAACTCCCGAAAGCAAATTCTTCACCTCATGGTGGCGCAGCAAAGGAATTGTTAAGGATCTGAAGCGCGATGGCATTGAAATTTATCATGGCCTAAGTCATGAGCTGCCATCGGGCACAGATAAAAGCGGCATCAGATCAGTAGTTACCATTCACGATCTGATATTTATGCGCCTGCCGGGTAACTTCGGCATTATAAGCCGGAAAATTTACGAGGCAAAAGTTAAATACGCCTGCAAGGTTGCCGACAAGATCGTCGCCATCAGCCAAAAAACAAAGGACGATATTATAGAATTACTGGGCACAGATGCCGTTAAGATTGAAGTAATCTATCAAAGCATTGATCCAATTTTTACTATCACCCAAAGCGAGGAACAAAAAGAAGCTGCTTCATCAAAATATAATTTGCCCGCACAATTCCTATTAAGTGTAGGTACTATTGAACCACGAAAAAACTTATTACTGCTCGCAAAGGCGTTAAAATATGTTGATGTTATTCCACTGGTGGTTGTAGGCCGACCAACAAAATATTTAGATGAGGTAAAACAATATCTCACCGCTAATAATTTAATTAACCGCGCCATCTTTTTGCATGACGTGGAATTTGCCGATCTGCCCGCTATTTATCAGCTGGCATCGGCATTTATCTATCCATCAAGATATGAGGGTTTCGGACTGCCGGTTTTAGAGGCATTAAATTCGGGTGTACCTGTAATTGCGGCAACAGGCTCTTGTCTGGAAGAAGCTGGTGGGCCGCATAGTTTATATGTAAACCCTGATGATGAAAAGGATCTCGCCGAAAAAGTCAGCCTTATACTTAGCGATAATGCCTTAAAGCAAAATATGATAGCGCAAGGTTTGCAATATGCTGCTAACTTTGCACAGGATAAACTATCTGCACAGTTAATGCAACTGTACAAAAATTTATAA
- a CDS encoding 2,3,4,5-tetrahydropyridine-2,6-dicarboxylate N-succinyltransferase produces the protein MQDLKKLIEDAWEDRKLLDYKDYSNAVETVIERLDKGDIRVAELIGNRWHTNEWIKKAVILYFPIRKMEEIKVGPFVFHDKMALKTDYKENGVRVVPHGLARYGAYLAKGVIMMPSYVNIGAYVDEGTMVDTWATVGSCAQIGKHCHLSGGVGIGGVLEPIQASPVIIEDNCFLGSRAIVVEGVHVESEAVLGANVVLTASTKIIDVTHEKPIEYKGRVPARSVVIPGSYPKEFPGGIYHVPCALIIGQRKESTDKKTSLNDALRVNNVAV, from the coding sequence ATGCAAGACCTAAAAAAATTAATTGAAGATGCCTGGGAAGACAGGAAGCTATTAGACTATAAGGATTACAGCAACGCCGTTGAAACCGTTATTGAGCGCCTTGATAAAGGTGATATACGCGTAGCCGAACTTATTGGCAACCGCTGGCATACTAATGAATGGATAAAGAAAGCCGTTATATTGTATTTCCCTATCCGCAAAATGGAAGAAATTAAGGTTGGCCCTTTTGTTTTCCACGATAAAATGGCATTAAAAACCGATTATAAAGAAAATGGTGTTCGTGTAGTACCGCATGGTTTGGCCCGTTATGGCGCTTACCTTGCAAAAGGTGTTATTATGATGCCGTCATATGTAAACATTGGCGCTTATGTTGATGAAGGCACCATGGTTGATACCTGGGCAACCGTAGGCTCATGCGCGCAGATAGGCAAGCATTGCCACCTGAGCGGCGGTGTGGGCATTGGTGGCGTTTTAGAGCCCATACAGGCATCTCCGGTAATTATTGAGGACAACTGCTTTTTAGGTTCAAGAGCCATTGTGGTTGAAGGTGTGCATGTGGAGAGCGAAGCCGTTTTAGGCGCTAACGTGGTTTTAACCGCCTCAACAAAAATTATTGATGTTACCCACGAAAAGCCGATTGAATACAAGGGCCGTGTACCTGCCCGTTCGGTAGTTATACCAGGTAGTTATCCAAAAGAGTTTCCGGGTGGCATATACCACGTACCATGCGCCCTGATCATTGGCCAGCGCAAGGAATCAACCGATAAAAAAACATCACTTAACGATGCGTTAAGGGTGAATAATGTTGCAGTATAG